CATCCCGCCCGCCTATGTGAGCGAGGTGCTTCAGATGGTTGAAGCGGATGGGGCGATGACCTACGACGAAACCGGCTCTTCTCTTTATGAACTCGAAAAGGCCGGGGGACAGCTCCCGCTTTCCTTCAGCGTTGTCCGTGAAGACGGGGTGCTGAGGCTGAACGCGTCTTCTGTCCTGGATGTGTCCCTGATCTCGGACTGCCGTCACCTCTATCATCAGGGGGATCTGTATGAATTGACAGAGCGTCAGTTTTCGATTCTGCAGACGATCCGTCTTCAGCTGAAACGTTCGCGGCTTCAATGGGAGGGGGTCGTTCATTTTGACCGATCCCATGAAGAGGATTTCTTCACCCATCTTCTTCCGAAACTCGAGCTCTTAGGCCCCGTCACTCTCTCAGATGACGCCCTGATTCACGTCAATTACCAGCCGATGAGAGGGGAGGTATACCTCGATCTGACGAACGATTACCGGCTCACGGCGGATGTGGCGTATCACTACGGGGATACGGTCATCCGGCCGTTTGAGCGCACTGGTCCGGCTCAGGATGCCGCGAAGCGCCTCGTTCGGGATACGGAACATGAACAGCGGATCATGACCGTCATCGAACAGGCGGACTTTCGGGTACACGGCAGTGAGCTGTACCTTGAAGAAGAAGAAGCGCAGTATCTGTTTTTGTTCGAGCTCCTGCCTTACCTCGCGAAAGAGGCGGATATCTTTTACTCCTCTTCGTTAAAAAATATTCTCGACACCGATCCGCCGTCGCCGGTCGTGGAACTGAACTACGTCGAGAGCGGCAACTACCTTGAAGCGGGCTTTGAACTCCCGGGTGTTTCGAAAGAGGAACTCGCGAACATCATCGGCGCCATCGTGGAGAAGAAGCGCTTTTACCGGCTCGATACCGGGGAGCTGATGGCACTGAAGCACGATCAGTTTGCCCAGGTTGAGTCGCTTGTGACAGGGATGCAGCTGAATCCGGATGAACTCGTCGACGGCAAGCTCCGTCTCCCTGGGTACCGAAGTCTCGAGGCGGAGGAACTTCTCCGTACGGAAGGGAAGGCCCGCTATTCGAGAGCCTTCCGGGATCTCCTCGAGGCGATCCGTCATCCGTCGACAGGGGTGACACCGCTCCCTGAAGGGCTGAATGCCGATTTGCGGGATTACCAGGTCACGGGTTTTCAGTGGCTCACGTCCCTCGCTCATTACGGCTTCGGCGGGGTCCTTGCCGATGATATGGGGCTCGGGAAGACTCTCCAGGCGATTGCGTATCTCCTTTATGAAAAAGAGGAGGCGGTGAAGCAGGGGATACCGTTTCATCAGGCCCTCGTCATCGCCCCGGCGTCGCTGACGTACAACTGGAAAAATGAGCTTGAAAAATTTGCGCCGTCTCTCTCCGTCCTCGTCATGGACGGCGTGAAAGACGACCGGATTGACGCGTTCAATGAGGCTGAGGACAAAGACGTTGTCATCACCTCGTATCCGAAGGTGCGTCAGGACAGCATGGCCCTCATGCAACGGCAGTTTGGCACGTTGATTCTTGACGAGTCCCAGGCGATTAAGAATCCGTTAACGAAGGTGGCCAAGGCCGTCAAGCTGTTGCCGGCGGCGCGGCGGTTCGCCCTCAGCGGCACACCGGTGGAGAATCGCCTTGAAGAGCTGTGGGCGGTGTTTGACGCGGTCATGCCCGGGCTCTTCCCGGGCAAAAAAGCGTTCAATCAGCTGAGTGAGGGGACCGTCTCCCGGATGAGCCGGCCGTTTATTCTGAGGCGCCTGAAGCAGGACGTGCTGACAGAATTGCCGGATAAGATTGAAAGCGTACAGTACTCCGATCTCACGGACGATCAGAAGGCGCTCTATCTCGCTTACCTCGAACGGATTCAGGGGGAAGCCGCCCGGGCGATTGCTTCGGACGGCTTTCAGGAGAGCCGGATGAAGATCCTTGCCGGTCTGACAAGACTCCGGCAGCTGTGCTGTCACCCGTCCCTCTTCATTGAGGATTACAAGGGCGAATCCGGGAAGCTCAACGACTTGAAGGAGCTTGTGGCAAATGCCGTCGAAAACGGTCGGCGACTCCTCATCTTCTCCCAGTTCTCGTCGATGCTCACGATGATGAAGGACGTCCTTGAAGAAGAGGGGTACTCGCTCTTTTATCTCGACGGTCAGACGCCCGGGAAGGACCGGGTCGACATGGCCGAGCGGTTTAACCAGGGAGAAAAAGAGCTGTTTCTCATTTCATTAAAGGCAGGGGGAACGGGGCTGAACCTCCCTGGGGCGGATCTCGTCGTCCTCTACGACCTCTGGTGGAACCCGGCCGTGGAAGAACAGGCTGCGGGGCGTGCCCACCGGATGGGACAGAAGAAAGTCGTGCAGGTGATCCGCATGGTCTCGGAAGGGACCATCGAGGAGAAGATCCATGCCCTCCAACAGCGTAAGCGCGAACTCATTGATACGGTGATTCAGCCTGGGGAGACGTCGATTTCGAGTCTGTCTGAGGACGATATCCGTGAGCTGTTAACAATTTGACGGAAAGAAGCTGATGGTGATGCTGAACCGACTGGCCTTTGTTGTCATTCCCCTCCTATTAACGCTGTACCTTGCCCATACGGTTTGGGGGAGTGCCGCCGTCGAAGGGGTGATGATCATACTCACGGTCCTGCTTTACGGCATTGCGCTGAAGGACGCGGGGCGGACGGAAGCGATTCTGAACGGGCTCTTTCTCGTCGGGGCCCTCGTGCTGATCCGTCTTTCCGGAGCGGGGTTTACCGAAGCGGTGACGGGCATGACGACGATGGTGAATCTGATTCTGTTCATCCTGTTCGTCCCGCTCATCTCGTCACCGATCAAGGCGTACTTGCCGGATGTGCAGGATGTGCTTCATCATCTGAAGCAGAAGGTGTCGCCCCTTACGCTATCTGAGGGTTTCACCTTTGTGATGAGCCTGTTGATTAACCTTTCGAGCGTGCCGCTCAATACGCGGATTTTTAAAGGCGACCTCCCGGAAGAGGCGTATCCGCGCCTGATCGCCCTTCAGAACCGGGCCTTTGGCCTTGCGATCCTCGTCACCCCTGTCGGGGCGGCGATTACGTTGACGGTGAGCTATACCGGTGTGAGTTATCTTGGACTCGTACCCGTGCAGCTCGCAGTCGCAGGCGCTGCTCTTGTGCTGTCGCGCATGATGGTGAACCGTTCTGTGAGCGTTCCGGCAGATGCGCGGGAGGAAGAGGAACGGGCCGTGAACCGTGCAAGGCTCGTGAAGATGTTCCTGCCCTTTCTTCTCTTTCTCGCCGTACTTGTGACGTTTGAGCTACGCTCGGACTTCGGGATGATGGACATCATTCTGATGGTGGTTGTCCCCTACTCCCTGATTTGGGGCGTACTGACGGGGCAGTTCGGACAGTGGAAGACGGATGCCGTCAGTCAGGTGAAAGGGGTGACGGGCTTTTTCCGTCAGTTCTCCGTCATCCTGATCGCAGGCTGGTTTATCGCATCTTTGAATCTGTATCTGGACTCGGGGGACGCCCTTCTGTATCTCGCCGCTTTTACGGCAGGGGTGCCGGTGTTTGTCATCCTCGTATTGATCATGGCGGTCATGGTCGGGGCGTCACTCATCGGGATTCATCAGTTTGTCATCCTCGTGTTGTTTCTCGAGCTCTTTACGAGCGTCGAGCCGTTCATGCCGATGCCGCTGCTCGGGAGCTTCCTCATGATCGGGATGGTTGCGGGCATGCTTCTCAGCCCATACAGCGGGCTGAATCTGATGGTGCAAGGGTCGTTTCCGGGGTATACATCAGCAAGCGTTGCCCGTCTGCAGTGGCGGTTTATGGCCGTTTTTCTCACGGGACTCGTGATGGTGTACAGTCTGATCGCGATGATGTGACACGCTACAAAACAAACATGAAAAGAGGTGAAGGACTGTGGATGGCATCGCTCTGGTTACAGGTTCAAAGGAAACGAAGGAAACCCTCGCCGATCAGCTCGAGGAGCTCGTCGGAGATTTTGTCCCGATCGACAGCTATGCCGTGGAAGAAGACGCAGTGCCACTGTTGACGGACAAGCTCGTAGTGTTCTCCTCCACGATCGTGAAAGAAGAGACCCGATCAAGCATGGGAGAAGGATGTACACATCTCGTGGCTTCACGGGTGGTGAACTTCCACGCCCT
This genomic window from [Bacillus] selenitireducens MLS10 contains:
- a CDS encoding DEAD/DEAH box helicase, which produces MITIEQIEERYSAVIVRRGEAYVKENRVETVNWNEHKQELYAKVKGTENYHLKVFVKDGKIIDENCTCQAYYTYLECKHITAALIAFSNSFKTGGTAEDHISKLYRSMFKEDMWADSGKPRRPVQAVPKMNTDAGQMLIQHVSGIMQEPLQLPVSAHVQEPEPLTLESLIFLIPEASTQLTSIAMELKAGTDRLYKVKDIREFLSAFKHGREYFFTKNFSYQPERHLVSDRHSDLLTRLWEIAENESYFDTSTRYYIRKKQLNIPPAYVSEVLQMVEADGAMTYDETGSSLYELEKAGGQLPLSFSVVREDGVLRLNASSVLDVSLISDCRHLYHQGDLYELTERQFSILQTIRLQLKRSRLQWEGVVHFDRSHEEDFFTHLLPKLELLGPVTLSDDALIHVNYQPMRGEVYLDLTNDYRLTADVAYHYGDTVIRPFERTGPAQDAAKRLVRDTEHEQRIMTVIEQADFRVHGSELYLEEEEAQYLFLFELLPYLAKEADIFYSSSLKNILDTDPPSPVVELNYVESGNYLEAGFELPGVSKEELANIIGAIVEKKRFYRLDTGELMALKHDQFAQVESLVTGMQLNPDELVDGKLRLPGYRSLEAEELLRTEGKARYSRAFRDLLEAIRHPSTGVTPLPEGLNADLRDYQVTGFQWLTSLAHYGFGGVLADDMGLGKTLQAIAYLLYEKEEAVKQGIPFHQALVIAPASLTYNWKNELEKFAPSLSVLVMDGVKDDRIDAFNEAEDKDVVITSYPKVRQDSMALMQRQFGTLILDESQAIKNPLTKVAKAVKLLPAARRFALSGTPVENRLEELWAVFDAVMPGLFPGKKAFNQLSEGTVSRMSRPFILRRLKQDVLTELPDKIESVQYSDLTDDQKALYLAYLERIQGEAARAIASDGFQESRMKILAGLTRLRQLCCHPSLFIEDYKGESGKLNDLKELVANAVENGRRLLIFSQFSSMLTMMKDVLEEEGYSLFYLDGQTPGKDRVDMAERFNQGEKELFLISLKAGGTGLNLPGADLVVLYDLWWNPAVEEQAAGRAHRMGQKKVVQVIRMVSEGTIEEKIHALQQRKRELIDTVIQPGETSISSLSEDDIRELLTI